From the Clostridiales bacterium FE2011 genome, one window contains:
- the mreC gene encoding rod shape-determining protein MreC produces the protein MAGRRRLERKTDDRRPVVTDDFIYDDPRQSFADSESDPVSSDTPEEAVRKLRKRTARNDMEPEDKDSRSGSDSEEEAAPERGTVYSSGIKLDENLQPVYESGKKPRKPHPVLRGLVLGLVTFSLLVAVAAFIFHRIYEKTPYLDIPENAISAVVSPVQSFFSGLTETVFGYFRSMKLRANIEEEYKKVLAENEELVYKAMQVDQLKQMLSEYEDLTEEVAANRDMMPLVARVTGKSDSNYFSTMTIDKGSDDGVQEYMAVTYQYSMIGYVETVDKNKSTVRTIIDSDAHVAALIESTRDQGVVRGTLGITGKPQCWMNYLPDETLPRPGDLVVTSGIGMPFPKGIPIGTVEESTRGMDANKQYIVLNPSADFQHLERVIVLLYQPKAGQVEAREENRQTDVYTPMDTARPVPPIQEIASDFLSDRKDDEENYDEDEENGEDSENPAETVEPTPDPTETPSPTPVPTPSPDPTPYETPLEYNVKSIRGEPTPSPTPTFAPTATPYFTPDPEDMTFEEE, from the coding sequence ATGGCAGGCAGAAGACGTCTTGAACGTAAAACGGACGATCGTCGTCCTGTTGTTACAGATGATTTTATTTATGATGATCCCCGGCAGTCTTTTGCGGACAGTGAATCCGATCCGGTTTCTTCCGACACGCCGGAAGAAGCCGTCCGTAAGCTGAGAAAGCGGACTGCCCGGAATGATATGGAACCAGAGGATAAAGACTCCCGTTCCGGTTCCGATTCCGAAGAGGAAGCCGCGCCTGAACGCGGAACGGTATATTCCTCCGGCATAAAGCTGGATGAAAACCTGCAGCCCGTCTATGAATCCGGCAAGAAACCCCGCAAACCTCATCCGGTTCTTCGGGGCCTGGTTCTCGGTCTGGTCACCTTTTCCCTGCTTGTAGCTGTCGCCGCGTTTATTTTCCATCGTATCTATGAAAAAACGCCTTATCTGGATATCCCTGAAAACGCCATATCCGCTGTTGTTTCGCCTGTCCAGTCCTTTTTCTCTGGCCTGACCGAAACGGTTTTCGGCTATTTCAGGAGCATGAAGCTGCGGGCGAATATCGAAGAAGAATATAAAAAAGTTCTCGCGGAAAACGAGGAACTTGTCTATAAAGCCATGCAGGTGGACCAGTTAAAGCAGATGCTCAGCGAGTATGAGGATCTGACGGAAGAAGTGGCCGCAAACAGGGATATGATGCCGCTGGTCGCCCGTGTTACCGGCAAATCAGACTCCAATTACTTCTCCACCATGACCATCGACAAGGGATCGGATGACGGCGTGCAGGAATATATGGCTGTCACTTATCAGTATTCCATGATCGGTTATGTGGAAACTGTTGATAAAAACAAATCCACCGTTCGCACGATCATTGATTCCGACGCTCATGTGGCGGCGCTGATTGAGTCCACCCGTGACCAGGGCGTTGTCCGCGGCACACTCGGCATAACCGGCAAGCCGCAGTGTTGGATGAATTATCTGCCGGATGAAACGCTTCCCCGCCCCGGCGACCTGGTGGTTACCTCCGGTATCGGTATGCCCTTTCCCAAGGGAATCCCGATCGGAACCGTTGAAGAAAGTACCCGCGGCATGGATGCCAACAAACAGTATATCGTCCTGAATCCGTCTGCCGATTTCCAGCATCTGGAGCGCGTAATCGTACTTCTGTATCAGCCGAAGGCCGGGCAGGTTGAAGCTCGCGAAGAAAACAGACAAACGGATGTATATACGCCTATGGATACAGCCCGCCCTGTTCCGCCGATCCAGGAAATTGCTTCTGATTTCCTGTCTGACCGGAAAGACGATGAGGAGAATTATGATGAGGATGAGGAAAACGGTGAGGATTCCGAAAATCCTGCTGAAACCGTTGAACCTACGCCTGATCCGACAGAGACGCCTTCGCCCACGCCTGTCCCGACGCCTTCTCCCGATCCGACACCCTATGAAACGCCTCTTGAGTATAACGTGAAGAGCATCCGCGGAGAGCCGACGCCCTCTCCCACACCCACGTTTGCCCCCACGGCCACGCCTTATTTTACTCCCGATCCGGAAGATATGACGTTTGAGGAGGAATAA
- a CDS encoding rod shape-determining protein, giving the protein MPFLAPDIGIDLGTENINVYVRGRGIVISEPTLVVLDRENKHTVKAVGDEARFLYGRSPDQLIAVPPIRNGQVADFDIAELMFRYFIRKAVGVSYLGKPRIIISIPCGMDDVNRKALMEAIRMAGARRVFLIEKPFASAIGTGLPVYDPIGSLVVDIGAGTTDVAVISLGGLVVSQSIQVGGNKFNEAITEYLRKECNILIGNQTAENIKKDLAAALPLDEPRTIHVRGVNQLNTSAGTVQFTSEQAYEAVKNPCKAIVKAIRWVLERTPPELAADIMKGGIHLTGDGARLFGLDRFISESLGMPVLLARDPGDCCILGIGYLTENIQLVTPQDKRSRPSMK; this is encoded by the coding sequence ATGCCTTTTCTGGCACCTGATATCGGTATCGATCTTGGCACGGAGAATATCAACGTCTATGTCCGCGGACGCGGCATAGTCATCTCTGAGCCTACCCTCGTTGTTCTGGACAGGGAAAACAAGCACACCGTGAAAGCAGTCGGCGACGAAGCCCGTTTTCTGTACGGCAGGTCGCCGGATCAGCTGATCGCAGTCCCGCCCATCCGGAACGGACAGGTTGCGGATTTTGATATTGCTGAACTGATGTTCCGCTATTTTATCCGCAAAGCCGTCGGCGTTTCCTATCTGGGAAAACCCAGGATTATTATTTCCATCCCCTGCGGTATGGATGATGTAAACCGCAAGGCCCTGATGGAAGCCATCCGCATGGCCGGAGCCAGGCGCGTTTTCCTCATTGAGAAACCCTTTGCTTCCGCCATCGGTACCGGCCTGCCTGTCTATGATCCGATCGGCAGCCTTGTGGTTGATATCGGCGCCGGTACGACTGACGTCGCGGTTATTTCCCTCGGCGGCCTGGTCGTTTCCCAGAGCATCCAGGTCGGCGGCAATAAGTTTAATGAAGCGATTACCGAGTATCTCCGCAAGGAGTGCAATATTCTCATCGGAAACCAGACCGCGGAAAACATCAAAAAAGATCTCGCGGCCGCCCTTCCCCTGGACGAACCGCGCACGATTCACGTCCGCGGTGTCAATCAGCTGAACACCTCTGCCGGTACGGTCCAGTTTACGTCCGAGCAGGCTTATGAAGCTGTGAAAAATCCCTGCAAAGCCATTGTTAAAGCCATTCGCTGGGTCCTGGAAAGAACGCCTCCCGAGCTGGCTGCTGATATTATGAAGGGCGGTATCCATTTAACCGGGGACGGTGCAAGACTTTTTGGTTTGGATCGTTTTATATCTGAGAGCCTCGGTATGCCTGTGCTGCTCGCGCGTGATCCGGGCGACTGCTGTATTCTCGGCATCGGTTACCTGACCGAAAACATCCAGCTGGTCACACCCCAGGATAAGCGCTCCAGGCCATCCATGAAATAA
- the maf gene encoding septum formation protein Maf: MENLVLASRSPRRCELLNRIGLSFETDAPDVDETCPLPAGEAVKILSIRKAKAAAESHPGSFILAADTLVSFREEALGKPVDPPDAVRMLRMLSGRTHQVYTGVTVIAPDGRVFTDSDRTDVTFASVDDTEIADYVRSGEPMDKAGAYALQGRAGMWVTHLDGSDTSVIGLPLYLVRSLLLQAGYPLLAADGTPSH, translated from the coding sequence TTGGAAAACCTCGTGCTCGCGTCGCGGTCTCCGCGCCGCTGCGAATTACTGAACCGGATCGGTCTTTCGTTCGAAACTGACGCTCCTGACGTGGATGAAACCTGTCCCCTTCCCGCGGGTGAAGCTGTGAAAATTCTCTCCATCCGGAAGGCGAAGGCCGCGGCGGAATCACACCCCGGATCCTTCATTCTTGCCGCGGATACCCTTGTTTCTTTCCGGGAGGAAGCTCTGGGCAAGCCCGTGGATCCTCCGGACGCTGTCAGAATGCTCCGTATGCTTTCCGGGCGGACCCATCAGGTCTATACCGGTGTTACGGTGATTGCCCCGGACGGCCGTGTTTTTACCGATTCAGACCGGACTGACGTGACCTTTGCTTCCGTTGATGATACGGAAATTGCGGATTATGTCCGCTCCGGGGAACCGATGGACAAAGCCGGTGCCTATGCATTGCAGGGGCGTGCAGGCATGTGGGTTACCCATCTGGATGGTTCTGACACCTCCGTTATCGGACTTCCTCTTTATCTTGTCCGTTCTCTCCTGCTTCAGGCGGGATATCCGCTGCTCGCGGCGGACGGAACCCCATCACATTGA
- a CDS encoding ACT domain-containing protein: protein MTKALISVTGLDSTGIIARVATKLSEMNINILDITQTILGGYFTMMMVVDLDGAHLRFEEIDRELQPVRDELKMTIHMQRMDIFDAMHRI, encoded by the coding sequence ATGACTAAAGCACTGATTTCCGTTACAGGCCTTGATTCCACTGGTATTATCGCCCGCGTTGCCACCAAACTCAGCGAGATGAACATCAATATTCTCGACATAACCCAGACCATTCTCGGCGGTTACTTTACCATGATGATGGTTGTTGATCTGGACGGTGCTCATTTACGTTTTGAAGAAATCGACCGTGAACTCCAGCCTGTCCGTGACGAACTGAAGATGACCATCCACATGCAGCGGATGGACATATTCGACGCCATGCACCGTATCTGA
- a CDS encoding PFL family protein produces the protein MIETGEILQTMRMIQEENFDIRTITLGINLLDCSDSDPKKCADRVYDKICRVAKDLVHTGQEIETELGIPIVNKRISVTPVSMIAQGDPRPIARALDKAASEVGVNFLGGYSALMHKGATAADERVLASIPEVLSETNLLCSSVNVASTRAGINMNAVREMGTIIKKTAELTSDSDGLGCAKLVVFANAVEDNPFMAGAFCGTGEPECAINVGVSGPGVVKVALESVRNEPFDVVAETIKRTAFKITRVGQLVAKEASRRLNIPFGIVDLSLAPTPARGDSVAHILTEMGLEYAGAPGTTAALALLNDAVKKGGIMASNHVGGLSGAFIPVSEDIGMIEAVSAGALSLEKLEAMTCVCSVGLDMIAIPGDTSAETISGIIADEAAIGMINNKTTAVRVIPAVGKKAGDTVEFGGLLGHAPVIRVNEFGNEAFIARGGRIPAPLHSMRN, from the coding sequence ATGATAGAAACAGGCGAGATTCTTCAGACAATGCGCATGATCCAGGAGGAGAATTTTGATATCCGCACGATTACGCTGGGCATCAATCTCCTGGATTGTTCTGATTCCGATCCGAAAAAATGCGCGGACCGGGTGTATGACAAAATCTGCCGGGTGGCCAAGGACCTGGTGCACACCGGACAGGAAATCGAGACTGAACTGGGAATTCCGATTGTCAATAAGCGGATCAGCGTAACTCCCGTCAGCATGATTGCCCAGGGAGACCCGAGACCAATCGCCAGGGCACTTGATAAAGCGGCAAGCGAAGTGGGCGTCAATTTCCTTGGCGGCTATTCTGCCCTGATGCATAAAGGCGCCACCGCTGCGGATGAAAGAGTGCTGGCCTCCATTCCGGAAGTACTGAGCGAAACCAATCTGCTCTGCTCCAGCGTCAACGTCGCTTCCACACGGGCGGGCATCAATATGAACGCTGTCCGTGAAATGGGAACCATTATCAAGAAGACTGCGGAACTGACCTCCGATTCAGACGGACTTGGCTGCGCCAAGCTGGTCGTCTTTGCCAACGCCGTGGAAGACAACCCGTTCATGGCAGGCGCGTTCTGCGGAACAGGTGAACCTGAATGTGCCATCAACGTCGGCGTATCCGGTCCCGGCGTTGTGAAAGTCGCGCTGGAAAGCGTACGGAATGAGCCTTTTGACGTCGTGGCTGAGACTATTAAGCGTACCGCTTTCAAGATCACCCGCGTCGGACAGCTAGTGGCCAAGGAGGCCAGCAGGCGGCTGAATATCCCGTTCGGCATTGTGGACCTGAGCCTTGCCCCCACACCGGCACGCGGAGATTCCGTAGCACATATCCTGACCGAGATGGGACTTGAATATGCCGGAGCTCCCGGTACGACGGCCGCACTGGCGCTGCTGAATGACGCAGTGAAAAAGGGCGGCATCATGGCCAGCAACCATGTGGGCGGCCTGAGCGGTGCCTTTATCCCCGTCAGCGAAGATATCGGCATGATTGAAGCTGTTTCTGCCGGCGCACTTTCCCTCGAAAAACTGGAAGCCATGACCTGCGTCTGCTCCGTCGGTCTTGATATGATCGCCATTCCCGGAGACACTTCCGCGGAAACAATCAGCGGTATCATTGCGGATGAAGCAGCTATCGGCATGATCAACAATAAGACAACAGCGGTCCGCGTCATTCCGGCTGTCGGTAAAAAGGCCGGCGATACGGTGGAATTCGGCGGACTGCTTGGACACGCACCGGTAATCCGGGTTAATGAATTCGGCAATGAAGCCTTTATCGCAAGGGGAGGAAGAATTCCCGCCCCCTTACACTCCATGAGAAACTGA